In the genome of Sinorhizobium chiapasense, the window CGTGAGCGGCCGCGTCCAGGCCAAAGGCCTTTCGGGCGCACCGCCACTTGCGGCGAGGTGTCCGCGCGGCAGCAGTGCGGCCACGACAACGGTGCCCACAAGCGCGACGAGCGCACCGGTGAACCAGTCCGCTTGCGACGTGGAGAAGCCGGCAGCTGCAAGCGGCGCAGCCCATACACAAATCGAGGAAAGGGCGATACCAAACCCGACGCCGCCGAAATGCACCGACGGTACGTGCTCCGATCTGGCGCGCAGCCCCTCTCCGAGCACGATCCCCGAGACGAAGATCATCGCGAACGCGCTGGCAAGGCCGGCGAGGAAACGAATGACGGAGTAAGCGAGCACAGAGGACGTCAGTCCCATGGCGGCGAGCAACAGCGTAGTCGCCACGAGCGCGACAAGGCCGATCCACCGCTCGCGGCCATGCGCCCAGCCATAGGCGGCGAGCACGGCGCCGGCGAGATAGCCAACAAAGTTCGCCGAGGCGATCAGCCCGGCGTCTCGCGGCGAGAGTCCCGCATCCGCCATCATCGCCGGCAGGATCGGCGTGTAGGAAAAACGGCCGAAGCCCATGGCGACCGCCATGGCGATGGCACCGGCGATGGCCGTTGCCGCTAGATTGCCTCTTGGGGCGGGATGCGCAAAGGACGCCGGCTCGTTGTCGCCGCGGTGCTTTACCTCATGAAGGCCGGCACCGGCTTGCTTGGAAGGGGCGCGATCGCGGTCCTCGAGTTTGTGGAGCGTGCTCATGGTCTTCTTATTGCACCGCAGCAAGAAGACGACAAATGACAATAATTGAACGTCCCGTTGACGGAATCGAACGATCCCTACTGCATTTGTCCCTAAATCGGAGACGATTTAAGGGGGCGCGTCACCCTGGCAAGGTCACGACCAACGGTCCGCCGCGCGTGACGACGATGGTATGTTCATACTGCACCGTCGGGGCGCGCGGCTCGCTGTAGAGCGTCCAGTCGTCGTCCCCGCCTTCCGCCCAGTGGGCGCCCATCGACAGGAACGGCTCGACGGTGAAAACCATGCCGTCGGTCATTTGCCGCCGCTCGGACCGGTCAGGCCAGGTGGCGATCTCGCCCGGCTCCTCGTGCAGCGAGCGGCCGATGCCGTGGCTCGCGAGGTTGGTGACGAGCGAATAGCGGTTCTTGCGGGCGAAGTCGCCGATGGCATTGCCGATCGCCGCCAGGGATTGACCCGGGCGGACCTGCTTCAGCCCGACCCACATGGCGCGCTTGCCGTCGCGGCAAAGCCTGTCGATTGCTGCGGTCACCGGCGGCACCGGAAACGAAGCCCCAGTGTCGGCAAAGATACCGTCCTTCTCCGCCGAAACGTCGATATTGACGAGATCGCCGGCGCGGATCACGCGGGCGCCGGGGATGCCGTGGGCGATTTCCTCGTTGACGCTGATGCAGGTCGCGCCGGGGAACTGATAGCAAAGCTCCGGCGCCGAGCGTGCGCCCGCATCCTCCAGCACCTTGCGGCCGATCGCGTCGAGTTCGGCCGTGGTGATGCCGGGTTCGAGGGCCTCGGCCATGGCCTGCAATGCATTGGCGCAGACGCGGCCGATTTCCTTCAGCCGCTCAAGATCTTCGTCGTTGTTGAGGGTCATGGTGTCTCGCTTTCCGCGGCCACATGTAGCGCGCCGGCGCGGCATATGCCAGTGCCGACAGTGAACGGTCAGGCGCCGGCAGGATGCGATCCGCGTTCCTCCGCCAGCATCTCCCGGACCAGCGGCGCGACCTTGGTGCCGTAAAGCTCGATGCCGCGCATGATCTGGTCGTGCGGCATCAGGCCGATCGCCATCTGCAGGAGGAAGCGATCATTGCGGAAGAGTTTTTGATGCGCGACGATCTTTTGCGCCACGGTCTCGGGAGCGCCGAGGAAAAGATTGCCGGTCGGGCTGCGCGCCTGGTCGAAGTGGGCGCGGTTCGTCGCTCCCCAGCCGCGTTCACGGCCGATCCGGTTCATCACCTCCGCCTGCGGTCCGTAGAACTGGTCAGCCGCCTTCTCCGTCGTGTCGGCGATGAAACCGTGAACGTTGATGCTCATCTTCAGCTTTGCCGGGTCCTGGCCCGCGCGGCGCGCCGCTTCGCGATAAAGCTCGAAGAGCGGTGCAAAGCGGCGAGGCTCGCCGCCGATGATCGCAAGCGCCATCGGCAAGCCGAGTGCGCCGGCGCGCGCCACTGACTGCGGTGTGCCGCCGACGGCAATCCAGAGCGGCAGCGAATCCTGCAGCGGACGCGGATAGACACCACGGTCGTCGATCGAC includes:
- the map gene encoding type I methionyl aminopeptidase, giving the protein MTLNNDEDLERLKEIGRVCANALQAMAEALEPGITTAELDAIGRKVLEDAGARSAPELCYQFPGATCISVNEEIAHGIPGARVIRAGDLVNIDVSAEKDGIFADTGASFPVPPVTAAIDRLCRDGKRAMWVGLKQVRPGQSLAAIGNAIGDFARKNRYSLVTNLASHGIGRSLHEEPGEIATWPDRSERRQMTDGMVFTVEPFLSMGAHWAEGGDDDWTLYSEPRAPTVQYEHTIVVTRGGPLVVTLPG
- a CDS encoding MFS transporter; the encoded protein is MSTLHKLEDRDRAPSKQAGAGLHEVKHRGDNEPASFAHPAPRGNLAATAIAGAIAMAVAMGFGRFSYTPILPAMMADAGLSPRDAGLIASANFVGYLAGAVLAAYGWAHGRERWIGLVALVATTLLLAAMGLTSSVLAYSVIRFLAGLASAFAMIFVSGIVLGEGLRARSEHVPSVHFGGVGFGIALSSICVWAAPLAAAGFSTSQADWFTGALVALVGTVVVAALLPRGHLAASGGAPERPLAWTRPLTVMTLTYGFFGFGYVITATFLVAMARDASGGHSVEFLAWLLTGASAAVSVYLWRFAVPRFGLSGVYAIGLLVEAAGLVLTVSLPLPFAPIVGGLMLGATFMMITAYGLQIGRRLAPESPRRALAFMTAAFGIGQVIGPLVAGWLAERTGDFTLPTLVAAVVLFCCGIVVVFELRKISPALSH
- a CDS encoding LLM class flavin-dependent oxidoreductase is translated as MELGLYTFADVDPNAIDKGAEGRRRLANLLEEIELADQVGLDVFGLGEHHRPDYAASAPAVILAAAASRTSRIRLSSAVTVLSSDDPVRVFQQFSTLDLLSNGRAEIMAGRGSFIESFPLFGQSLDDYDQLFSEKLDLLLAIRESEKVTWSGDMRPSIDDRGVYPRPLQDSLPLWIAVGGTPQSVARAGALGLPMALAIIGGEPRRFAPLFELYREAARRAGQDPAKLKMSINVHGFIADTTEKAADQFYGPQAEVMNRIGRERGWGATNRAHFDQARSPTGNLFLGAPETVAQKIVAHQKLFRNDRFLLQMAIGLMPHDQIMRGIELYGTKVAPLVREMLAEERGSHPAGA